The Alteribacter populi genomic sequence AGTGGCTTGAAAAAGGAGAGCAGTACGCGATCGGGCGTACGCTTCGTGTGCAAGATATCTCTGGACTTCCAGTAGAATTTTATGCAGAAATGGACGGCGTTGAGCGGATGCTCCAGCGTTACGACTTGTATAAAGGAGCTCGTGTTCAAAGGATTGATCACTTTAACTGTATGGTCCAGGACGTTGAAAAGGCGTACGATTTTTACAGCAAAGAACTTGGCTTTGCATGCTCAGAGTACACGGCTACAGAAGATGATCGAATTTGGGCGGCATGGCTGCACCGTAAGCCGAGCGTTCATGATGTCGCGTTTATGAACGGAAAAGGGCCGCGGTTGCATCATGTCGGGTTTTGGCTGAGTGATCAGCTGAGTTTGATTCATGCCTGTGACGTATTAGCGTCAATGGGGTATGCGGCAAACATTGAACGAGGCCCAGGACGCCACGGGTTATCGAATGCATTTTTCCTTTACTTGCGCGATCCGGACGGCCACCGTATTGAACTTTACAATGGAGACTATTTAACGAGTGATCCAGATTTCAAGCCGATCCGTTGGGACATTAACGATCCGAGAAGAGCGACCTTTTGGGGTCATGAGGCACCGGACAGCTGGTTTGAAGAAGCGTCTGTTGTGCAGGACTTGTTTGCTGATCGTACGAAGGAAATCGCGGAGCCAACATTAAAGCAACGGAAACCAACGTTTGTCATTTAAGGAGGGGTTTAGGTGAGTTCAGTACAAATTGGAGCAAAAATGAAGCTGTACATCGATGGAAGCTGGGAAGAGGCGCACGATTCTGTCCAGCTCGCTTCTCCTTACGATGGCAGGGTGATTGCAGAAGTACCGGTCGCATCTGAAGCTGAAGTAGAACGTGCAATTGACGCTGCAACGAGAGCACGAAAGGCGATGGCAGCGATGCCTGCACATGCGCGGGGGGCGGTACTGGACCGCCTCGTTCAGCTTTTAGAAGAGCGGAAAGAAGAAGCGGCGCA encodes the following:
- the hpaD gene encoding 3,4-dihydroxyphenylacetate 2,3-dioxygenase; the encoded protein is MELNIIRTGRAVLNVKDLDASREFYVNGLGFIETASDDKHLYLRGLEEHNHHSILLKKAEEPSVEVISYKVYSDSDLERLESLFSSKGYQTKWLEKGEQYAIGRTLRVQDISGLPVEFYAEMDGVERMLQRYDLYKGARVQRIDHFNCMVQDVEKAYDFYSKELGFACSEYTATEDDRIWAAWLHRKPSVHDVAFMNGKGPRLHHVGFWLSDQLSLIHACDVLASMGYAANIERGPGRHGLSNAFFLYLRDPDGHRIELYNGDYLTSDPDFKPIRWDINDPRRATFWGHEAPDSWFEEASVVQDLFADRTKEIAEPTLKQRKPTFVI